GCACTGCTGGGCCTCCACCAGCCCCACATCGATTTCGCCCACGGTCCTCTGCTGCGGCAGGGGAGGCGCGCCGGGCGCGGGCACCTGCTGCGTGGCGGTGGTGGACAGGTACACCTGCAGGAGGTTGGGCCCCTGCTGGGGATACGCGCGCTCCGAGCCCGTGTTGCAGACCGTCGCGGTGACGGAGAACGGCTCCCCGGGGCGGGCGGCGTCGGGTGCGCGCAGCTCGGTGATGATCAGATCCGCGCCCTGCTCCAGCGCGTGCCCCTGACTCCGGATGACGGCCGCGTCGGACGACGCGCCTTCACTTCCGCAGCCGGTAACGACGAGCGTGCCCGCGATGAGCAGACACGCGTGTCTCCATGACGGCGTGAGCCGTGGCATGTGATTCTCCTGATGGGATTGTGGGATTCAGCATCCCCACGCGCGCTGGCCGCCGGGCCCGGTTCAACGTCGCGGGGACCTCCAGAGGAATCCCTCAACGGCGCGAAGCCGGTGAAATTCAAACCACTCGCGACGAAGCCCTGCCCCTGAAAGACAAACGCCGGCCGGGGTGTGGGTGCACCCCCGGCCGGCAATTCCATACCAAGGAATTGGGAATTCCCTGGCGGGAGGCCTACTGCGCCTGGCTGATGGGGCTGGCCCGCGTCAGCGCGTTGTTGTCCTCACGCAGCTCCATCAGCGAGTTCGGCGCGTCGACGAGGGCCCCCACGTAGAGGGGCTGTCCGGTCGTGGCCGCGGAAGGACGGATCACGGCCCCCTCGAGCGACAGCGTGACGCACTGGCCCACGGACAGCGCGGGCACCATGGCGCCGCGCACCGGGACCTGGACCTGCGTGTACGGGAACTGGCCCTGCGCGGGGGTGAAGAGGGACGTCTCCGTGGAGATGAACAGGTCCAGCGGCACGGAGCCGTACATCGCCACGTTGCCCTCGTTGCAGACCTGCACCTGCGCGGTGAAGGAGGCGTTCTGCGGCAGGGCCGCGGGCGCCGTCACGGAGCGGATGACCAGGTCCGGGCCGCTGCCCGTGACGAGCTTCGACGTCACGCGGGTGTTGTTGTCCTCGCGCAGCTCCACCACCTGGTTGGAGGCGTCCACGCGGGCCCCCAGGAAGAGGGGGCTGGCGGGGTCCGCGTAGGGCGGCGGGTACGTGGAGCCGCTCACGGGCACCGTCATGCACTGGCCCGTGGGGAGCGGCGGCAGGCTCACCATCCCGACCGGGGCCTCGGAGGGCGCGACGGGCGGGAACTGCGAGGACAGCGTCTCTTCCGGCGTCAGGACGCCCATCACCTGCGAGGGCCCGGCCGAGGCGGTCCCCACGTTGCAGACCGTCACGTTCAGGGTGATGGGGCTGCCGGGGGTGGCGCTCGACGGGCCGCTGACGTCCTTCACCACCAGGTCCGGGCCATTGCCCACGCTGACGGGGCCCTCGGCGACGCGCAGGTTGTTGTCCTCGCGCAGCTCCACCTGCTGCTGGTTCACGTCCGCCAGGGCCACCAGGTACAGCGGCTGCGCCGGCCTGGCCTCGGGCGGGACGGCGGCATACACCGTCTTCGGGTACAGCACGCACGCACCCGCGGGCAGCGACCCCACCTCCACCGTGCCCACCTGCATCTGGGACGGCGGCGGGGGGCCCTGGGTGGGCGGCACCGCCGTGGGCGTGGTGGACAGGAAGAGGCCCACCGTGGAGGGCGGCGCGGACTGGGTGCCGTCGTTGCAGATGTTCACGTCCGTCCACAGCGAGCCGCCGGGCTGGATGCTCGCGGGGGCCGTCAGCGTGCGCACGACGAGGTCCGGGCCGTATCCCAGGCCGATGCGGGCCAGGGGCGACACGTTGTTGTCCTCGCGCAGCTCCTGGAGCGACGCCATCGGGTCCACGATGGCGCCCACGTACAGCTCCGGGTTCGGCATGACCGTGCCGGCCGGGACGTTGGCGTAGCCACTCACCAGGCGCGTCACGCACTCCCGCGGCTCCAGCGCCGGCACGCCGAGGGAACCCAGCGGCAGGCGGGACATGGGCGGAGGGCCGGCCACGACGCTCAGCGACGGCTCATTCGTGACGTAGACCTCCAGGGGCACGTCGGGGGACCGGACCGTGCCCACGTTGCACACCTTCGCGGTCGCCGTGACGGGCTGGCCGGGCTGCGCGTTGGCGGGGACGCTCACCGAGACGACGGTGAGGTCGGGCCGCACGCCCACGCCCATCAGCGTGTCCGCGCGGGTGTTGTTGTCCTCGCGCAGCTCCTGCACGGTGCGAGGCAGGTCCACGATGGCGCCCAGGTACAGGGGCGCGTCATAGGGGCTCGAGGGCGGGCGGTTGGCGAAGCCCTGCGCCGTGCGGGTGGCGCACTGGCCCACGGCCAGCGGCGGTGCGCTGAAGGTCGCCACCGGCGCCTCCGTGGTGGGCCGGGGCGCCGGGGCCGGGGCCGCCAGCGATGGCACCGACGAGAGGACCACGTTGATGTCCGCCGGGTTCGCGGACGCGGTGCCCGTGTTGCAGACGGTCACGGTCGCGGTGAAGGGGTCGCCCTGGCGCACGCTCGCGGGGCCCGTCACGGAGCGGACGGTCAGGTCCGGGGCGTTGCCCACGCCCACCAGGCCCTGCACGAACGCGTTGTTGTCCTCGCGCAGCTCCGCCGTGTTCTTCCACGCATCCGCGATGGCGCCCAGGTACAGCGGCTGGTTGGGCATCGCGGCGGGCGGCGGATAGGCGGAGCCGGAGAACGGAATCGCGCGGCACTGGCCCGCGGCCAGGGTGCCCAGGGGCACCGCCGCGACCACGGACTGCGTGGTGGGCGGCGGGCCGGAGGACGCCGGCATCGTCAATCCGTTCACCGTGGACAGGTACACCTCCACGGCGCTCCCGGAGGTGGTCTCCGTGCCCACGTTGCAGACCGTCGCGGACGCGGTGAAGGGCTGACCCGGCGTCAGGCTGGCCGGCGCGTCCACCCGGGTGACGACCAGGTCCGGCTGGTAGCCCACGCCCATCAGGCCGCGGACGAAGCCGTTGTTGGTCTCGTCCGACTCCGACACCGTCTTCTGCGTGTCCACGATGGCGCCCAGGTAGTAGGCGGCGTTGCCCGGGAAGCCCGCCGGCGGGCTGACGGGGAAGGTCAGCGAGCGGGTGACGCACTGGCCCGCGTACACCGCGCTCACGTCCGTCTGGCCCTGGGTGAGCTGGGCGGTGGGGGGCGGCACCGCGCCCGAGGGCACCTGCTGCGTGGGGGTGGTGGACAGGTACACCTGGAGCAGCGAGTTGCCGTAGATGTTCTGGTCACCGACGTTGCAGACCTTCGCGGTGACGGTGATGGGCTGACCGGGCGTCGCGCTGTCCGGGGCCCGCAGCTCCGTGATGCGCAGGTCCGGCCCGGGCACGAGCGCGCTGGCCTGCTGCTGGAGCGCGGGCGCTTCCTCCTGCACGGAACCGTCCGTGCAACCGGTGAGCGCGAGCGCGCCCGTGATGAAGAGACACGAATGCCGCCATGGCGGCGTACGCCGAGACATACGGACTCCTGGGGTGGGATGCGTAGGAGACGATACAGGCCCGGTGTGACAGCCACCGGGCCCGCACCTGTCTTCTAGGAGTGCAGCCCTGGCCTTGAAAACATGTATCAGCCGCCTCCCAGCAGACTCTGTCTTCAGTCCGCCCCGGCGGCCCGGTGGCTCACTCCACCTCCACGCGTCCGTTCGCCACGAGCCACCGCGTGGTGGTGCACGCGCGGGCGAAGGGCGCGTCGTGGGTGACGAGCAGCAGCGCGCCGGGGTATTCGCTGAGCGCCGCCTCCAGCCGCTCGATGGACGGCAGGTCCAGGTGGTTGGTGGGCTCGTCCAGCACCAGGGCCCAGGCGTGCTGGCCCAGGCCGCGCGCGATGGCCAGCTTGCGCGCCTCGCCCGGCGACGGCTGTCCGGACGCGAGCAGCCGGTGTGGATCCACGCCCAGCGCGGCCACCAGGGACATCACCCGGCCGCGCTCCTCCGGAGGCAGCTCGCGCACCGCGGTCAGCATGGCGCGCGTCTCCTCCTCGCCCAGGTCCTGCGGCAGGTACAGGAGCTTGTCGCGGGGCACGCGTGACTGCTCCAGCAGGGCCTTCAGGAGCGTCGTCTTGCCGGCGCCGTTGGGGCCCTCGATGCGGATGCGCGCCTCGCGGCCCACGTCCAGGCGCGTGGGGCCCAGCACCTCCACGTCGCCGGCCTTCAGGCCCGGCGTGTCGAACGTGAAGAGGAACGGGTTGGGGGAGCGCACGTAGTCCACGAACACGGAGCGGCCCACCGTCTTGTCCACGGTGAAGGTGCCCACCTGTGCCTCGGCGCGCTCCAGCTCGCGGCGCTTCACGGTGACCTGGTGGCCCAGCCGGGACTCGGCCCAACTGGCCAGCGTGGATGGGCCCAGGCCGCGCGCGTCGCTGTCGTACTTGTTGCGCATCCGCCGGCTGGTGCTGCGCGACAGGGTGGCGCCCTGGTGCTCGCGCCGGGCCCTGTCCAGGAGCTGCGCGGCGCGGTCGCGCTCCGCCTTGGACTGCTGGTGGGCGGCGACCTCGGACTCGCGCTCCGCCTCCCAGTGGCCCTTCGCGGCGGAGTAGGCGCCCGGGTACAGGTGCGCCTCGCCGCCGTGCACGCGCAGCGTGGCGTGGGTGAGCGTCTCCAGCAGCTCACGGTCGTGGGACACGACGACGCCCACGCCCCGGAAGCGGCGCAGCGCGGCCACCAGCCACGAGCGCGCCTCCGCGTCCAGGTGGTTGGTGGGTTCATCCAGCAGCAGCACGTCCGGCTCGCGGGCGAGCGCCGCGCCCACCTGCCAGCGCTTGCGCTCCCCTGGAGACAGCGTGGGCCAGCGCTCCAGCGCGGTGACGTCCAGGCCCAGTTGTCCCTGGAGCCTGCGCGCCAGCGCGTCCCAGGCGTCCGCGAACGCGGTGATGTCGGGCGTGAGCACCTCCACGCCCTGCGGACACAGGCACACCAGGGGCGAGTCCGGCTCGAACTGGAGCTGCCCGGACGTGGGCGTCAGCTCGCCGGACAAGAGGCGCAGCAGGGTGGACTTGCCGGCGCCGTTGGGGCCGACGAGGCCCGTCCAGCCCGGGGCGAGGTGGAACTCCACGTCGGTGAGGACGGGGATGGCATCGGTGAACGAAAAGCAGACGTCGTGCGCGCGCACGGAAGAGGAGGACGAGGGCATGTTGAAGCGACTCCTGAAACCGGAAGCCAGCGCACACGCCCATCAGGACGCGCGGCGGCGGGGTACAGCCAGGGACCGGGGTTTCAGGCGTACAGCTTCAAGGGTCAGCGAACCTCGTTCAGGGGAAGACCTCTGACATCTCCCCGCGTGGACTGCCGGTGCTTCAGGTGGAGCATGCGGCGCGGCCCGGGCGGAAGCAAGGCCCGGTGGGCGGCCGTGACACGGGCACCGACGGGACAACGCCGGTGCCCTGACAACGATTCCCCCGAAGGGGCGCCGGCTACTCGTCCGACGGCGGCGGCTGCACCCGGCGGGTGGCCGGGAGGGTGGCGTTCGCGGCGGCGTTGCGGGCCAGGGCCTGGGCGCTCATCGCGGCGGCGGACGGCGCGCGGGCGGGGAGCCGGGGCGCTTCCGGCGCGGCGGCGGCCGGGGCCTCGTTGGCGAAGACCTCCTTCAGCATGGCGATGGAGCCCAGCGCGGTGGTGGCCTCGTAGGGGACGAACATCTTGTTGTCGCCCTTGCCCAGCTCCTGGAGGGTCTCCAGGTAGCGCAGCGCGAGCACCTCCGGCGTGGCGCGGCCGGTGTGGATGGCCTCGAAGGTGAGGCGGGTGGCCTCGGCCTTGCCCTCGGCCTCCAGCATGACGGCGCGCTTGTGGCCCTCCGCGCGGGCGATCTCCGCGTCGCGCTCGGCCTCCGCGCGCAGGATGCGGGAGATCTTCTCGCCTTCCGCCTGGAGGATGGCGGCGGCCTTGTCGCCCTCGGCCTTGGTGACCTCCGCGCGGCGCTCGCGCTCGGCGGTCATCTGCTTGGCCATGGCGGACTTGATGGCCTGGGGCGGTTCGATCTCGCGCAGCTCCACGCGCGTCACCTTCACGCCCCACTTCTCCGTGGCCTCGTCCAGCACCATGCGCAGCTTGGTGTTGACCGTCTCGCGGCTGGTGAGCGTCTGATCCAGCGTGAGGCCGCCCATGACGTTGCGCAGGTTCGTCATGGTGAGCTGCTCGATGGCGAGCGCCAGGTTCTCCACCTGGTAGAGCGCGCGGCTGGGGTCGACGATCTGGTAGTAGATGACCGAGCCGACCTCCATGTTGACGTTGTCATGGGTGATGACCTGGACGGTCTCGAAGCCCATGACCTGCTCGCGCAGGTCCACCAGCGTGTTGCGCGTGAAGCGGTTGCCGGCGCGCATCTCCATGGCGCGCGGGCTGTCCATGAAGGGGATGAGGATGTTGAGGCCGCTGGAGGCCACGCGGTGGAACTTCCCCAGGCGCTCCACGACCATCACCTTGGCCTGGGGGACGATGCGCACCCCGGTGACCATCGCGAACACGACGGCGGCGGCCAGGAACAGCAGAACAATGGTCAGTCCCATCCTACGTTCTCCTTCTTCTGCCGCGCCGGTCGCAGCGCGACTTCGTGGGACGCCGACGGGCGTCGCACCCACAACTTGAGGCCTTCGATCTGCTCCACGGTGACGCGCTCGCCCTCGGGCAGGGGCCCGGACAGGGAGCGCGCCATCCACAGCTCGCCGTTGATGCGCACGGTGCCCCCGTGCCCGTCCACCAGCGCCTCCATCACCACGGCCTCCTGGCCCAGCATCGCCTCCGCGCCCGTCTTCAAGTGCACGGCGTCCCGCATGAAAACGTTCTTGAAGAGGGTGCGGGACGCGCCGAACAGGGCGGCGGACACCAGGGTGAAGACGAGGAGCTGGCTGTTGATGCCCAGGCCGGCCCCGGCCATCAGGGACGCCATCAGCGCGCCCACGGCGAACCAGAGCGTCACGAAGCCGGAGAGCTTGATCTCCATCGCCCCCAGGACGATCGCGGCAATCAGCCAGAGCTGCCAGGCGGTGGGGTCCATGGGGTCCTTGTTTGGCAGCCGCTTCAGCCGCCTGTCAAACCGGTCGGCCGGCCTCAGGAATCAATCCGGAAGGAGGGAGGGTTCCGGGCAAGGCCTTAAGAGGGCCAGAGCCAGGGGAAAAGCCGATGCCATACCTGTCCATCCGTGGGGCTCGACTGTACTACGAGGACACCGGGGGGAGTGGAGAGCCGGTCCTCTTCAGCCACGGGCTGCTCTGGGACTCCCGCCTGTTCCACAGGCAGGTGGAGGCCCTGCGGGGCCACTACCGTTGCATTGTGTACGACCACCGGGGCCAGGGGCTGAGCGAGGCCCCGCCTGGTGACTCGGTCATCGGCCTGCGCACGGTGTACGAGGACGCGGTGGCGGTCATCCAGGCGCTGGGCCTGGCGCCGGTCCACTTCGTGGGCCAGTCCATGGGGGGCTTCGTGGGCCTGAGGGTCGCCGCGCGGCACCCGGAGCTCCTGCGCTCGCTGTCGCTCCTGGATTCGTCCGCCGCGGCGGAGCTGCCGCTGACGCTGGCGCGCTACCGGCTCTTGACGGCGCTCACGCACTGGCTGGGCTTGCGGCCGGTGGTGGACCGGATCATGTCGCTCTACTTCGGGCGCACGTTCATGCGGGATCCGGACCGGACCGCGGAGCGGGCGTTGTTGCGCCAGCAGTTGGTGGCGAACCCGCGCGCGGTGTGGCGCGCGATGCAGGGGGTCATCCACCGCCGCAGCGTGGAGGGAGAGCTGCACCGCATCGTGACGCCCACGCTGGTGCTGGTGGGGGACGAGGACGCGGTGACGGTGCCGGAGGTGGCGGAGCGGCTGCACCAGCGCATCCGGGGCGCGCGGCTCAAACGGCTGCCCTGCGGCGGGCACATGTGCATCCTGGAACAACCCCAGGCGGTGAACGTCGCGCTGGGAGACTTCCTGGAGGAGGTGGAGCGCACCTCGCTCCAGGAAGAGGTGCTGGCGGTGGGCTAGCCCCGGGCCTCGGGCTCGCGGCAGACGGCCTCGGAAGCGTCCTCCTCGGCCTGCGAGGACTGCACGGAGGCCTGCGGCTCGGACGGAGCGACCGGCGAGGCGCCCACGCAGACGCCGTAGTCACCGCAGGTGATGATGTGGCCGGCCTCCAGACAGAGGGTGGCGCACTGCTGCGTTTCACACCAGGCGTTGGTGCAGTCCGGCGGACGCGCGCTGGCGGTCATCGGCGCGAGGAGGAGGGCGGGGGCCAGGAGCAGGGAGCGGCGGAGCAGGTTCATGATGGACCTCGGGTTGAAGTGGCACTGCTGGGAATGAGTGACCGCGATGGGTGATCAGCCCTGGGCCTGCTCGACGGGGGCGTGGCAGACGAGCTCCGCGTCATCGGTCTCGACCTGGGTGGACTCGGGCTGCACGGAGGACTGCGGCTGGGACGGCGGCGCCACCATGCCGTCGCAGAGGCCGGCCTCTCCGCAGGTGATGATGGTCCGGTCGAAGTCCCAGCACGGGGTGTTGCACGTCGTCCCGAACGTGCACTTCGCGTCACAGTAGGGGAAGGCGGGAGCCCCGGCGCTGGCGGACAGCGGCGCGAGGAGGAGGGCGGGGACCAGGAGCAGGGAGCGGCGGAGCAGGTTCATGGCGTATCTCGGGTGGGAGTGGCACCACTGCGGCTCAAAGGCGGTCCGGACACAGGGACCGCCGAGCGCATGTTCTCCCGGAACCCAATGACAGATCAAAACCTCATTCCTGGAGTCGGTGAAGACACCGCTCCAGGAATGAGGGACCGCGATGGCTCAGCCCTGGGCCTGCTCGACGGGGGCGCGGCAGACGGCCTCCGACGCATCGTCGGTCTGCGCGGGCTGCTGCGCGGACGCCTGCGGCTCGGAGGGCGCGGCGGGGAGCGCGCCCGTGCAGACGCCGTACTCACCGCAGGTGGTCCTGACGCCGCCGTCGGTGCAGAGCCAGTCGCAGGAGCCGGTAGGCCGGCACGCGAAGTCACAGGGGTTGGGCGCGGCCACCGCGGCCAGCGGGAGGAAGAGACCAACGGCACCGGCGAGAAGGGTCTTGGAGAGCTTCATGGTGGAACTCCTGTCTGTATGGGTTGAGCGGCGTCCAGCAGGAAATCATACGAAAGCCAATCGCCGTTTGGGTCGTGAATGGCTTAAAAACAGCTCACAACCAGGAGGAACATAAATATCCGATAGAGCGGGATATACTGACGCAGCGCAGCGCTCGAATGACAAATCAAACCTGGATGGTGACGGACGTCTGTCTTCAGCCCGCCGTCTGGCCCAACCCATGAAGTCGCCCTCCTGCTGAACGTCGATCCAATCTAGCGCCTGAACGTCCGCTCAGTATCCTGATCAGGCGTGAGCTACGCCGAGCTGGTGTGCCGGTCCCACTTCTCCTTCCTGCACGGCGCCTCCCACCCGGAGGAGCTGGTGGCCACCGCGGCGCGGCTGGGGCTGTCCGCGCTGGCGCTGACGGACCGGGACGGGCTCTACGGTGTCGTGAAGGCGCACCTCGCGGCGAAGGAGCACGGCGTGAAGCTGCTCCTGGGCGCGGAGCTGACCCTGGAGGACGGCCCCCCGGTGGTCGTGTACGCGCGGAACGCGGAGGGCTACGCGAACCTGTGCCGGCTGGTGTCCCACGGCCGGATGACGCACCCCAAGGGCGAGGCGGGCCTGCCCTGGCGCAAGGTGGCCGAGCACGCGTCGGGGCTGCTCGCGCTGTTGCCGGGCCCCGCGTCGCTGGAGGCGGTGGCGCCGCTGGCGGAGGCGTTCCCGGGGGGCTTCCACGTGGGCCTGAGCCGCTCGCTGTCGGCGGGAGACGCGGTCCGGGAGGCGCGAGCGGAGGCCCTGGCCCGCGCGCTGGGCGTGCCGCTGGTGGTGCACAACGACGTGCACACGCACCACCGCGACCGGCAGCCTTTGCAGGACGTGCTCACGTCCATCCGCCACGGGGTGACGGTGGATCAGGCGGGCACGCGGCTGTTCCCCAACGCGGAGCGGACGCTGAAGTCCCCCGCGGACATGGCGCGGCTGTTCGCGGACCGTCCGGAGGCGCTCGCGCGCACGGTGGAGCTGGCGTCGCGCTGCGATGCCACCCTGGAGGCGCTGCACTACCGCTTCCCGGAGGAGGACCTGCCGGAGGGGCGCACGGCGGATCAACACCTGCGGGTGCTCACGGAGGCGGGGCTGCGCACGCGCTATCCGGGAGGCGTGCCGCCGGCGGTGACGAAGCAGATCGACCACGAGCTGCGGCTCATCGCGGCGCTGGACTTCGCGGGGTACTTCCTGTCGCTCTGGGACATCGTGATGTTCGCGCGGGGGCGCGGCATCCTGTGCCAGGGGCGGGGCAGCGCGGCGAACTCGGCGGTCTGCTACGCGCTGGGCATCACCGCCATTGATCCGGTGCGCATGGGGCTCTTGTTCGAGCGCTTCCTCAGCATGGAGCGCAAGGAGCCGCCGGACATCGACGTGGACTTCGAGCACGAGCGGCGCGAGGAGGTCCTCCAGTACGTCTACGAGAAGCACGGCCGGCGCCACGCGGGCATGGTGTGCGAAGTGATTTGCTACCGGGGGCGGCTCGCGCTGCGCGAGGCGGGCAAGGCGCTGGGGCTGTCGTTGGATCAGGTGGACCGGCTGTCGCGCGTCGCCTCGGCGCACGGCTTCCAGGTGACGCCGGACGTGCTCCTGGAGGCGGGGCTGTCCCCGACGGACGGGCGCGTGCTGCGGACGCTGTCGGTGGCCAGGGAGCTGGAGGGCGTGCCCCGGCACCTGTCCATCCACGTGGGCGGCTTCGTGATGACGCGCGAGCCGCTGGTGGACCTGGTGCCGGTGGAGAACGCGTCGATGCCCGGGCGCACGGTCATCCAGTGGGAGAAGGACGACATCAACGCGGTGGGGCTGCTGAAGGTGGACCTGCTGGCGCTGGGCATGTTGACGGCGCTGTCGCGGTGCTTCGCGTTGATCCACAAGCACTCCGGCCGCGAGCTGTCATTGGCCACGGTGCCGCCGGAGGACCCGAAGGTCTACGACATGCTGTGCGAGGCGGACACGGTGGGCGTGTTCCAGATTGAGAGCCGCGCGCAGATGAACATGCTGCCCCGGCTGCGGCCCCGCGAGTTCTACGACCTGGTGGTGCAGATCGCCCTCATCCGGCCGGGCCCCATCGTGGGCAACATGGTGCACCCCTACCTGCGCCGGCGGCACGGCCAGGAGCCGGTGACGTACCCCAGCGAGGACGTGCGCGGCATCCTCCAGAAGACGCTGGGCGTGCCGCTCTTCCAGGAGCAGGCGATGCGGCTCGCGATGGTGGCGGCGGGCTTCAGCGCGGGGGAGGCGGACGGCCTGCGGCGGGCGCTGAGCCACAAGCAGGCGGAGGCGCGCATCCTCCCGTACCGGGGCCGCTTCGTGGAGGGCTGCGAGGCGCGCGGCTACTCGCGGCAGCAGGCGGAGGAGTGGTTCGACCACTTCCGGGGGTTCGCGCACTACGGCTTCCCGGAGAGCCACTCCGCGAGCTTCGCGTTGATTGCCTATGCGTCCAGCTGGCTGAAGTGCCACTACCCGG
This genomic stretch from Corallococcus macrosporus harbors:
- a CDS encoding CARDB domain-containing protein; translation: MSRRTPPWRHSCLFITGALALTGCTDGSVQEEAPALQQQASALVPGPDLRITELRAPDSATPGQPITVTAKVCNVGDQNIYGNSLLQVYLSTTPTQQVPSGAVPPPTAQLTQGQTDVSAVYAGQCVTRSLTFPVSPPAGFPGNAAYYLGAIVDTQKTVSESDETNNGFVRGLMGVGYQPDLVVTRVDAPASLTPGQPFTASATVCNVGTETTSGSAVEVYLSTVNGLTMPASSGPPPTTQSVVAAVPLGTLAAGQCRAIPFSGSAYPPPAAMPNQPLYLGAIADAWKNTAELREDNNAFVQGLVGVGNAPDLTVRSVTGPASVRQGDPFTATVTVCNTGTASANPADINVVLSSVPSLAAPAPAPRPTTEAPVATFSAPPLAVGQCATRTAQGFANRPPSSPYDAPLYLGAIVDLPRTVQELREDNNTRADTLMGVGVRPDLTVVSVSVPANAQPGQPVTATAKVCNVGTVRSPDVPLEVYVTNEPSLSVVAGPPPMSRLPLGSLGVPALEPRECVTRLVSGYANVPAGTVMPNPELYVGAIVDPMASLQELREDNNVSPLARIGLGYGPDLVVRTLTAPASIQPGGSLWTDVNICNDGTQSAPPSTVGLFLSTTPTAVPPTQGPPPPSQMQVGTVEVGSLPAGACVLYPKTVYAAVPPEARPAQPLYLVALADVNQQQVELREDNNLRVAEGPVSVGNGPDLVVKDVSGPSSATPGSPITLNVTVCNVGTASAGPSQVMGVLTPEETLSSQFPPVAPSEAPVGMVSLPPLPTGQCMTVPVSGSTYPPPYADPASPLFLGARVDASNQVVELREDNNTRVTSKLVTGSGPDLVIRSVTAPAALPQNASFTAQVQVCNEGNVAMYGSVPLDLFISTETSLFTPAQGQFPYTQVQVPVRGAMVPALSVGQCVTLSLEGAVIRPSAATTGQPLYVGALVDAPNSLMELREDNNALTRASPISQAQ
- a CDS encoding ATP-binding cassette domain-containing protein — protein: MPSSSSSVRAHDVCFSFTDAIPVLTDVEFHLAPGWTGLVGPNGAGKSTLLRLLSGELTPTSGQLQFEPDSPLVCLCPQGVEVLTPDITAFADAWDALARRLQGQLGLDVTALERWPTLSPGERKRWQVGAALAREPDVLLLDEPTNHLDAEARSWLVAALRRFRGVGVVVSHDRELLETLTHATLRVHGGEAHLYPGAYSAAKGHWEAERESEVAAHQQSKAERDRAAQLLDRARREHQGATLSRSTSRRMRNKYDSDARGLGPSTLASWAESRLGHQVTVKRRELERAEAQVGTFTVDKTVGRSVFVDYVRSPNPFLFTFDTPGLKAGDVEVLGPTRLDVGREARIRIEGPNGAGKTTLLKALLEQSRVPRDKLLYLPQDLGEEETRAMLTAVRELPPEERGRVMSLVAALGVDPHRLLASGQPSPGEARKLAIARGLGQHAWALVLDEPTNHLDLPSIERLEAALSEYPGALLLVTHDAPFARACTTTRWLVANGRVEVE
- a CDS encoding SPFH domain-containing protein, with translation MGLTIVLLFLAAAVVFAMVTGVRIVPQAKVMVVERLGKFHRVASSGLNILIPFMDSPRAMEMRAGNRFTRNTLVDLREQVMGFETVQVITHDNVNMEVGSVIYYQIVDPSRALYQVENLALAIEQLTMTNLRNVMGGLTLDQTLTSRETVNTKLRMVLDEATEKWGVKVTRVELREIEPPQAIKSAMAKQMTAERERRAEVTKAEGDKAAAILQAEGEKISRILRAEAERDAEIARAEGHKRAVMLEAEGKAEATRLTFEAIHTGRATPEVLALRYLETLQELGKGDNKMFVPYEATTALGSIAMLKEVFANEAPAAAAPEAPRLPARAPSAAAMSAQALARNAAANATLPATRRVQPPPSDE
- a CDS encoding NfeD family protein — translated: MDPTAWQLWLIAAIVLGAMEIKLSGFVTLWFAVGALMASLMAGAGLGINSQLLVFTLVSAALFGASRTLFKNVFMRDAVHLKTGAEAMLGQEAVVMEALVDGHGGTVRINGELWMARSLSGPLPEGERVTVEQIEGLKLWVRRPSASHEVALRPARQKKENVGWD
- a CDS encoding alpha/beta fold hydrolase encodes the protein MPYLSIRGARLYYEDTGGSGEPVLFSHGLLWDSRLFHRQVEALRGHYRCIVYDHRGQGLSEAPPGDSVIGLRTVYEDAVAVIQALGLAPVHFVGQSMGGFVGLRVAARHPELLRSLSLLDSSAAAELPLTLARYRLLTALTHWLGLRPVVDRIMSLYFGRTFMRDPDRTAERALLRQQLVANPRAVWRAMQGVIHRRSVEGELHRIVTPTLVLVGDEDAVTVPEVAERLHQRIRGARLKRLPCGGHMCILEQPQAVNVALGDFLEEVERTSLQEEVLAVG
- a CDS encoding error-prone DNA polymerase, with the protein product MSYAELVCRSHFSFLHGASHPEELVATAARLGLSALALTDRDGLYGVVKAHLAAKEHGVKLLLGAELTLEDGPPVVVYARNAEGYANLCRLVSHGRMTHPKGEAGLPWRKVAEHASGLLALLPGPASLEAVAPLAEAFPGGFHVGLSRSLSAGDAVREARAEALARALGVPLVVHNDVHTHHRDRQPLQDVLTSIRHGVTVDQAGTRLFPNAERTLKSPADMARLFADRPEALARTVELASRCDATLEALHYRFPEEDLPEGRTADQHLRVLTEAGLRTRYPGGVPPAVTKQIDHELRLIAALDFAGYFLSLWDIVMFARGRGILCQGRGSAANSAVCYALGITAIDPVRMGLLFERFLSMERKEPPDIDVDFEHERREEVLQYVYEKHGRRHAGMVCEVICYRGRLALREAGKALGLSLDQVDRLSRVASAHGFQVTPDVLLEAGLSPTDGRVLRTLSVARELEGVPRHLSIHVGGFVMTREPLVDLVPVENASMPGRTVIQWEKDDINAVGLLKVDLLALGMLTALSRCFALIHKHSGRELSLATVPPEDPKVYDMLCEADTVGVFQIESRAQMNMLPRLRPREFYDLVVQIALIRPGPIVGNMVHPYLRRRHGQEPVTYPSEDVRGILQKTLGVPLFQEQAMRLAMVAAGFSAGEADGLRRALSHKQAEARILPYRGRFVEGCEARGYSRQQAEEWFDHFRGFAHYGFPESHSASFALIAYASSWLKCHYPAAFTAALLNSQPMGFYAPHTLVADVQRHGVEVRPVDVRRSSWDCTLEDGAIRLGLRMVRGLGESAGRAVEAARRGDYTSVGDLARRARIPRHELTRLALSGALASLCGARRQALWEIQALGPLDADDLFFGMPMDGTSVELPPMGVQERVVADYDTVGLSLEKHPLELLRPTLKRMGAVTAEGLKRVSAGRRVKVGGMMICRQMPPTAKGICFISLEDETGIANLVVPSEVYARCRQEIHGALFLVGEGMLERSGKVTNVKTRSVVSVRQ